In Syngnathus scovelli strain Florida chromosome 10, RoL_Ssco_1.2, whole genome shotgun sequence, the following are encoded in one genomic region:
- the LOC125967027 gene encoding histamine H3 receptor: MGVLESNSSGNLTPAVSGGALPLPGYLALLLSVLMVTLVATVVAGNALVILAFVVDKTLRTQSNYFFLNLAISDFLVGAFCIPVYIPYNLTGRWMLGKGLCKVWLVMDYLLCTASVFNIVLISYDRFLSVTRAVKYRAQRNMTRQAVLKMVAVWALAFLLYGPAIIFWEAAVGYSVVPAHECYAEFYFTWYFLLCASTFEFFTPFVSVAYFNLSIYLNIHRRNKNASASPHEVPTPRPAKKQRDGAAWSVFFVKTRKVSCSEPTAISAVIEDDDGVSPSSCANLNAGQILAQREKLSPGERSSRPFQPSPAMPGRRAPGSRLSRDIKVAKSLAVIVCIFGICWAPYTLLMIIRAACSGACVANYWYDFTFWLLWLNSAINPFLYPLCHSSFRRAFSKILCPKRQSVQPQVVELQSC; this comes from the exons ATGGGCGTGTTGGAGTCCAACTCCAGCGGCAACTTGACCCCGGCGGTGTCGGGCGGCGCGCTGCCGCTGCCGGGCTACCTGGCGCTGCTCCTGTCGGTGCTGATGGTGACGCTGGTGGCCACGGTGGTGGCGGGCAACGCGCTGGTCATCCTGGCCTTTGTGGTGGACAAAACCCTGAGAACTCAGAGCAACTACTTCTTCCTCAACCTGGCCATATCTGATTTCCTCGTGG GTGCCTTCTGCATCCCGGTGTACATCCCGTACAACCTGACGGGCAGGTGGATGCTGGGCAAGGGTCTGTGCAAGGTGTGGCTGGTCATGGACTACCTGCTCTGCACCGCCTCCGTCTTCAACATCGTGCTCATCAGCTACGACCGCTTCCTGTCTGTCACCAGAGCT GTGAAATACAGAGCACAGCGCAACATGACCCGTCAAGCTGTGCTCAAGATGGTGGCGGTGTGGGCACTGGCTTTTCTCCTCTACGGCCCCGCCATCATCTTTTGGGAGGCGGCGGTGGGTTACAGCGTGGTGCCGGCGCACGAGTGCTACGCCGAGTTCTATTTCACCTGGTACTTCCTGCTGTGCGCCTCCACCTTTGAGTTCTTCACCCCCTTTGTGTCGGTGGCCTACTTCAACCTTAGCATCTACTTGAACATCCACCGGCGCAACAAAAATGCAAGCGCCAGCCCCCATGAGGTGCCGACCCCCCGGCCGGCCAAGAAGCAGAGGGACGGCGCGGCGTGGTCCGTGTTCTTCGTCAAGACGCGCAAG GTGTCGTGCAGCGAGCCCACCGCCATCTCCGCCGTCATCGAGGACGACGACGGGGTCTCGCCGTCCTCCTGCGCCAACCTCAACGCCGGCCAGATCCTGGCGCAGAGGGAGAAGCTGTCGCCAGGGGAGAGGAGCTCTCGGCCGTTCCAACCCTCGCCGGCAATGCCGGGTCGCAGGGCGCCGGGATCCCGCCTTTCCCGAGACATCAAGGTGGCCAAGTCGCTGGCCGTCATCGTGTGCATTTTTGGAATCTGTTGGGCGCCTTACACGCTGTTGATGATCATCCGAGCCGCCTGCAGCGGCGCGTGCGTGGCCAACTATTGGTACGACTTCACATTCTGGCTACTGTGGCTCAATTCAGCCATCAACCCGTTCCTGTACCCGCTGTGCCACAGCAGCTTCCGAAGGGCTTTCTCCAAGATCCTGTGTCCTAAGAGACAATCGGTGCAGCCTCAGGTGGTGGAGCTGCAGTCCTGCTAG